A region from the Streptomyces tsukubensis genome encodes:
- a CDS encoding DUF6457 domain-containing protein — protein sequence MTATSGESVPAEPVPYEPVPYDAVVLAGGAAKRLGGADKPGIGVGGRALLDRVLTACGEAGRTVVVGGRRPTARPVVWAREDPPGGGPLAALDAGIRRLDTPPDGVVVVLSADLPFLDPATVRRLVSALGGAGESGGREGVVLTDTAGRDQFLVAAYRAEPLRRELALLATEYGSPAGLPLKLLVQELDPVRIAAGPFAAFDCDTWEDIAAARARIREHGAVLEEWITAVKDDLGIELDVDTNLLLDLARDAAHGVARPAAPLTTFLVGYAAASAGDGGPEAVAAAVRKATALARRWAEETPGPDGPDSPVGPGGAGGSGGGGA from the coding sequence ATGACTGCGACCTCGGGCGAGTCCGTCCCGGCCGAGCCCGTTCCGTACGAGCCCGTTCCGTACGACGCCGTGGTGCTCGCCGGAGGGGCGGCGAAGCGACTCGGTGGTGCGGACAAGCCGGGCATCGGGGTGGGCGGCCGGGCGCTGCTCGACCGGGTGCTGACGGCCTGCGGGGAGGCGGGTCGGACGGTGGTCGTCGGTGGGCGGAGGCCCACCGCGCGGCCCGTCGTCTGGGCCCGTGAGGATCCTCCCGGCGGTGGCCCGCTCGCTGCTCTCGACGCCGGGATCCGGCGGCTCGACACCCCGCCGGACGGTGTCGTCGTGGTGCTCTCGGCGGATCTGCCGTTTCTCGACCCGGCGACCGTACGGCGGCTGGTGTCCGCCCTCGGTGGCGCGGGCGAAAGCGGCGGGCGGGAGGGCGTCGTCCTGACCGATACCGCAGGGCGGGACCAGTTCCTGGTGGCGGCGTACCGCGCGGAGCCGCTCCGCCGTGAACTGGCCCTGCTGGCGACCGAGTACGGTTCGCCGGCCGGACTGCCGCTGAAACTGCTGGTCCAGGAGTTGGACCCGGTCCGGATCGCGGCTGGGCCGTTCGCCGCTTTCGACTGCGACACCTGGGAGGACATCGCCGCCGCCAGGGCCCGGATCAGGGAGCATGGGGCCGTGCTGGAGGAATGGATTACCGCCGTCAAGGACGATCTCGGTATCGAGCTCGACGTGGACACCAATCTGCTGCTCGACCTGGCCCGGGACGCCGCCCACGGGGTGGCCAGGCCCGCCGCTCCGCTGACCACTTTCCTCGTGGGCTATGCGGCTGCTTCCGCGGGCGACGGCGGGCCCGAGGCGGTCGCAGCGGCCGTACGGAAGGCCACCGCGCTCGCCCGGCGCTGGGCGGAGGAGACACCCGGCCCCGACGGCCCCGACTCCCCTGTCGGCCCCGGTGGCGCGGGCGGTTCCGGCGGGGGCGGTGCGTGA
- a CDS encoding molybdopterin molybdotransferase MoeA, with protein sequence MGAGRSSGRSPRPDQEQGQGQDQGEDDRDWCADWDRVFDVSDVSDVSDVLDRGPDGTGRVPSPGHSGSPSGPDGSGGGPSPAPGHDPGRDPDSGPNSGPGDPPGPDPEVPFVDFAEGLDDDPVRPPDRKRSTEGTGAGAHDAVEDALALVGRRTAVPDGPPPAAAAPPPSRPGGTSSSRPRAVPWPEARRLAARTGRETARRTGTDGDRVHRAPLEHSLGLVLAEELPALCDLPSFDTSAMDGWAVAGPGPWTVDGDAPVLAGRADPPPLPDGTAVRIATGARIPPETTAVIRSEHAQLDLTRQLLSADRAVVPGQDIRPRAQECRTGELLLPAGALVTPAVLGLAAAAGYDALAVVARPTVEVLVLGDELLDKGLPREGLIRDALGPMTGPWLRALGAEVVATRRIGDDESALHRAVTSSTADLLVTTGGTAAGPVDHVHPVLRKAGAELLVDGVAVRPGHPMLLAGLPDGQGPRCVVGLPGNPLAAVSALLTLAAPLLRGLAGLPEPVPYTAPVRDEVTGHPRDTRLVPVVDHGEVLVPLRYSGPAMLRGIAAADGLAVVPPGGARPGDELEVLDLPLGR encoded by the coding sequence ATGGGCGCAGGACGCAGCTCCGGACGCAGCCCCCGCCCGGACCAGGAGCAGGGACAGGGACAGGACCAGGGAGAGGACGACCGGGACTGGTGCGCCGACTGGGACCGTGTTTTTGACGTTTCCGATGTTTCCGATGTTTCCGACGTTCTCGACCGGGGTCCGGACGGCACCGGCCGTGTCCCGTCCCCCGGCCACTCCGGATCGCCTTCCGGGCCGGACGGCTCCGGCGGTGGCCCGTCCCCCGCGCCGGGGCACGACCCCGGCCGCGACCCGGACTCGGGTCCGAACTCCGGTCCGGGGGACCCTCCCGGGCCGGACCCCGAAGTGCCGTTCGTCGACTTCGCCGAGGGACTGGACGACGATCCCGTCCGGCCCCCGGACCGTAAACGGAGCACCGAGGGCACCGGGGCGGGCGCGCACGACGCTGTCGAGGACGCTCTCGCGCTCGTCGGACGGCGTACCGCCGTGCCGGACGGCCCACCGCCTGCTGCCGCTGCTCCGCCGCCGTCCCGGCCCGGCGGTACATCCTCCTCACGGCCTCGGGCCGTCCCCTGGCCCGAGGCCCGGAGACTGGCCGCCAGGACCGGCCGGGAGACCGCCCGCCGGACCGGCACCGACGGCGACCGGGTCCACCGGGCCCCGCTGGAACACTCCTTGGGGCTGGTGCTCGCGGAGGAACTGCCCGCCCTCTGCGATCTGCCCTCCTTCGACACCTCCGCCATGGACGGCTGGGCGGTGGCCGGACCCGGTCCCTGGACCGTCGACGGGGACGCCCCGGTGCTCGCCGGACGCGCCGACCCGCCCCCGCTGCCGGACGGCACCGCCGTACGGATCGCCACCGGCGCCCGGATTCCGCCGGAGACCACCGCGGTCATCCGCAGCGAGCACGCGCAGCTCGACCTCACGCGGCAACTGCTCTCCGCCGACCGTGCGGTCGTCCCCGGCCAGGACATCCGACCCCGGGCCCAGGAGTGCCGTACCGGCGAGCTTCTGCTGCCCGCCGGTGCACTGGTGACCCCCGCGGTCCTCGGACTCGCCGCCGCGGCCGGCTACGACGCCCTGGCCGTCGTCGCCCGTCCCACGGTGGAGGTCCTCGTCCTCGGCGACGAACTCCTCGACAAGGGGCTCCCCCGGGAAGGGCTGATCCGGGACGCTCTCGGCCCCATGACCGGCCCCTGGCTGCGGGCGCTCGGCGCCGAGGTCGTCGCCACCCGCCGGATCGGCGACGACGAGTCGGCGCTGCACCGAGCGGTGACCTCGTCCACCGCCGATCTGCTCGTCACCACGGGCGGTACGGCCGCCGGGCCCGTCGACCACGTCCACCCGGTCCTGCGGAAGGCAGGCGCCGAACTGCTCGTCGACGGAGTCGCCGTCCGCCCCGGGCACCCGATGCTGCTGGCCGGGCTTCCGGACGGGCAGGGCCCCCGCTGTGTCGTCGGACTGCCAGGCAACCCCCTTGCGGCCGTCTCCGCGCTGCTCACCCTGGCCGCCCCGCTGCTGCGGGGACTGGCCGGGCTGCCGGAGCCCGTCCCGTACACCGCGCCCGTACGGGACGAAGTGACCGGCCATCCCCGGGACACCCGCCTGGTCCCCGTGGTCGACCACGGCGAGGTGCTCGTGCCGCTGCGCTACAGCGGCCCCGCCATGCTGCGCGGTATCGCCGCGGCCGACGGTCTGGCTGTCGTCCCCCCGGGCGGGGCCCGCCCGGGGGACGAACTGGAGGTGCTGGACCTGCCGCTGGGCCGCTGA
- a CDS encoding DUF4231 domain-containing protein yields MHETGNRRRPASRTPRLLDTGADFITNAEAYVRELIGFYDSRARWHRRFYRISGVVTILSAAALPLLTILDLPNKSVVISGVGCLVAVSTALKEFYRWDTSWVLLRQTETDLTRAYAAYASAKESGDGPPDPGAAHTLIGQVLHIREEESLRFFRNLPSPVGVPPQLQRPASGT; encoded by the coding sequence GTGCACGAGACAGGCAACCGCCGCCGTCCGGCTTCCAGAACGCCGCGCCTGCTCGACACGGGCGCCGACTTCATCACGAACGCCGAGGCGTACGTACGCGAACTGATCGGCTTCTACGACAGTCGCGCCCGCTGGCACCGGCGCTTCTACCGGATCAGCGGTGTCGTCACCATCCTCAGCGCCGCGGCACTGCCCCTGCTCACCATCCTGGACCTGCCGAACAAGAGCGTGGTCATCTCCGGCGTCGGCTGTCTGGTGGCGGTCAGCACCGCGCTCAAGGAGTTCTACCGCTGGGACACCTCCTGGGTGCTGCTCCGCCAGACGGAGACCGATCTCACCCGTGCGTATGCCGCCTACGCCTCCGCCAAGGAGTCCGGCGACGGCCCGCCCGACCCCGGGGCCGCCCACACCCTGATCGGCCAGGTCCTCCACATCCGGGAAGAGGAGTCCCTGCGCTTCTTCAGGAACCTCCCCTCCCCGGTCGGGGTACCTCCTCAGCTTCAGCGCCCCGCCTCCGGCACCTGA
- a CDS encoding NAD(P)H-quinone oxidoreductase, with protein MYAITIPEPGGPDALLWAEVPDPVPGEGEVLVEVVASGVNRADVLQRQGFYDPPPGASPYPGLECAGRIVGIGPSVSGWTLGDEVCALLAGGGYAERVVVPAGQVLPVPKGVDLAVAAALPEVAATVWSNVFMVAQLRPGETVLIHGGASGIGTMAIQLAKAVGARVAVTAGGPEKLARCAELGADILIDYRQQDFVDELRRATNGDGADVVLDIMGAKYLDRNVRALAVNGRLAVIGLQGGVKGELNLATLLGKRAAITATSLRARPLDEKAAIVAAVREHVWPLVESGRVRAVVDREFPLRDASAAHEALESGTHVGKLLLRTGSPGA; from the coding sequence ATGTACGCGATCACGATTCCGGAACCCGGCGGACCCGATGCGCTGCTCTGGGCCGAGGTGCCCGACCCCGTGCCCGGTGAGGGCGAGGTGCTCGTCGAGGTGGTGGCGAGCGGGGTCAACCGCGCGGATGTGCTCCAGCGGCAGGGCTTCTACGATCCTCCGCCGGGCGCCTCGCCGTATCCGGGCCTGGAGTGCGCGGGCCGGATCGTCGGGATCGGCCCGAGCGTGTCGGGCTGGACCCTCGGCGACGAAGTGTGCGCCCTGCTCGCGGGCGGCGGGTACGCGGAGAGGGTCGTGGTGCCGGCCGGGCAGGTGCTGCCGGTGCCGAAGGGCGTCGACCTGGCGGTCGCCGCCGCTCTGCCGGAGGTCGCCGCGACGGTCTGGTCGAACGTCTTCATGGTCGCCCAGCTGCGGCCCGGCGAGACCGTGCTGATCCACGGCGGGGCGAGCGGGATCGGCACGATGGCGATTCAGCTCGCGAAGGCGGTCGGGGCCCGGGTGGCGGTCACCGCGGGCGGCCCGGAGAAGCTGGCGCGCTGCGCCGAGCTGGGGGCGGACATCCTGATCGACTACCGGCAGCAGGACTTCGTCGACGAGCTGCGCCGGGCCACCAACGGCGACGGCGCGGACGTCGTCCTCGACATCATGGGCGCGAAGTACCTGGACCGGAACGTCCGCGCCCTGGCGGTCAACGGACGGCTCGCCGTGATTGGGCTCCAGGGCGGGGTGAAGGGCGAACTCAATCTGGCGACCCTGCTCGGAAAGCGGGCGGCGATCACCGCGACCTCGCTGCGGGCCCGGCCGCTCGACGAGAAGGCGGCCATCGTGGCGGCGGTACGGGAGCACGTCTGGCCGCTGGTCGAATCGGGCCGGGTCCGGGCGGTCGTCGACCGGGAGTTCCCGCTGCGGGACGCGTCGGCGGCCCATGAGGCGTTGGAGTCGGGGACGCACGTGGGCAAGCTGCTGCTCCGCACCGGAAGCCCGGGGGCCTAG
- a CDS encoding potassium channel family protein: protein MKDEEHPPPREGRFPILRTIWSRPRAEAREDAEAGRFITMPAAAAVPPLQQVLRRLAMAILVLTVTTLLVWLDRAGYNDNADGKVDLLDAAYYTTVTLSTTGYGDIAPVSDAARLTNIFVITPLRVVFLIILVGTTLEVLTERTRQQVRVHRWRSKMRDHVVVIGYGTKGRHAVETLKGQGMPKEKIVVVDPQQKAIDAANNDGLVAVQGDATRSRTLLKAELDRATRVIVSLQRDDTATLVTLTARQLNRRAAIVVAVREDENVPLLKQSGADTVVTSSSSAGRLLGVSTASPHVADTLEDLMTHGRGLSLTERPVRQDEIGRSPREATDLVVAVVRRKRMLDYTDPESATLQFGDRLITISREETDY from the coding sequence ATGAAGGACGAGGAGCATCCGCCTCCCAGGGAGGGAAGGTTCCCGATCCTGCGGACCATCTGGTCCCGCCCCCGGGCGGAGGCCCGGGAGGACGCCGAGGCCGGGCGCTTCATCACCATGCCCGCGGCAGCCGCCGTCCCACCGCTCCAGCAGGTACTGCGCCGTCTGGCGATGGCGATACTGGTGCTCACCGTCACCACCCTGCTCGTGTGGCTCGACCGGGCGGGCTACAACGACAACGCCGACGGCAAGGTCGATCTGCTCGACGCCGCCTACTACACCACCGTCACCCTCTCCACCACGGGTTACGGCGATATCGCCCCCGTCAGCGACGCCGCCCGGCTGACCAATATCTTCGTCATCACGCCCCTGCGCGTGGTGTTCCTGATCATCCTGGTCGGCACCACCCTGGAGGTGCTCACCGAGCGCACTCGCCAGCAGGTCCGCGTCCACCGCTGGCGCTCCAAGATGCGGGACCACGTCGTCGTCATCGGCTACGGCACCAAGGGCCGGCATGCCGTCGAGACTCTCAAGGGCCAGGGCATGCCCAAGGAGAAGATCGTGGTGGTCGATCCCCAGCAGAAGGCGATCGACGCGGCGAACAACGACGGTCTGGTCGCCGTCCAGGGCGATGCCACCCGCTCCCGCACCCTGCTGAAGGCGGAGCTGGACCGGGCGACCCGGGTGATCGTCTCGCTCCAGCGGGACGATACGGCGACCCTGGTCACGCTGACGGCCCGCCAGCTGAACCGCCGGGCCGCGATCGTGGTCGCGGTCCGCGAGGACGAGAACGTCCCGCTGCTGAAGCAGAGCGGCGCGGACACCGTGGTCACCAGCTCCAGCTCGGCGGGCCGTCTGCTGGGGGTGTCGACGGCCAGCCCCCATGTCGCCGACACCCTGGAAGACCTGATGACGCACGGCCGCGGGCTGAGCCTCACGGAGCGCCCGGTACGCCAGGACGAGATCGGCAGATCGCCCCGGGAGGCGACGGACCTGGTGGTCGCCGTCGTACGGCGGAAGCGGATGCTGGACTACACCGACCCGGAGTCGGCGACGCTGCAGTTCGGGGACCGGCTGATCACGATCAGCCGGGAGGAAACCGACTACTAG
- a CDS encoding dihydrolipoamide acetyltransferase family protein, with translation MAQVLEFRLPDLGEGLTEAEIVRWLVSVGDVVAVDQPVVEVETAKAMVEVPCPYGGVVTARFGEEGTELPVGAPLLTVAVGAVDGGPGGGPVPDAEAREPGGGHRAAGSRTSGAAPPGGAADSAGAAGGASGETSGNVLVGYGTGAPAARRRRVGPRSVRPAAGTPVLREPGVVTPEPAAVQEPVPEGPVPVISPLVRKLARQGGVDLRQLTGSGPEGLILRADVERAVQAAAAPVAPAVPGTASEPVPAPAAAAEPAGRTGQAAGQAAGQEIRIPLRGVRGAVADKLSRSRSEIPDATCWVDADATELMAARTAMNAAGAPKISLLALLARICTAALARHPELNSRVDTERREVVLLPEVHLGFAAQTERGLVVPVVRAAHRRTAESLTEEFARLTDAARRSALTPAELTGGTFTLNNYGVFGVDGSTPIVNHPEAAMLGVGRIVPKPWVHRGELAVRQVVQLSLTFDHRVCDGGTAGGFLRYVADCVEQPALLLRTL, from the coding sequence ATGGCCCAGGTGCTGGAGTTCAGGCTTCCCGACCTCGGTGAGGGGCTGACCGAGGCGGAGATCGTGCGCTGGCTGGTCTCGGTGGGTGATGTGGTCGCCGTCGACCAGCCCGTGGTCGAGGTCGAGACGGCCAAGGCCATGGTGGAGGTGCCCTGCCCGTACGGGGGTGTGGTGACCGCGCGCTTCGGGGAAGAGGGCACCGAACTTCCGGTGGGCGCACCTCTGCTGACGGTCGCCGTGGGTGCGGTGGACGGTGGCCCGGGCGGCGGGCCGGTGCCGGATGCGGAAGCCCGGGAGCCGGGCGGCGGCCACCGAGCTGCCGGTTCGCGTACCTCCGGTGCCGCACCGCCGGGCGGCGCCGCCGACAGTGCGGGTGCGGCCGGCGGGGCCTCGGGTGAGACGTCCGGCAATGTGCTCGTGGGGTACGGGACGGGGGCTCCGGCCGCCCGTCGCCGCCGGGTCGGGCCCCGATCCGTACGGCCCGCGGCAGGGACGCCCGTTCTGCGCGAGCCCGGTGTCGTCACGCCGGAACCGGCGGCGGTCCAAGAGCCCGTTCCCGAGGGGCCCGTGCCCGTGATCTCGCCCCTGGTGCGGAAGCTGGCCCGGCAGGGCGGTGTGGACCTGCGGCAGCTGACCGGCTCGGGACCGGAAGGGCTGATCCTGCGGGCCGATGTGGAAAGGGCCGTTCAGGCGGCCGCCGCCCCGGTCGCTCCGGCGGTCCCCGGTACGGCCTCCGAGCCGGTCCCGGCTCCCGCGGCAGCCGCGGAACCGGCGGGCCGGACGGGACAGGCAGCGGGGCAAGCGGCGGGGCAGGAGATCCGGATCCCGCTGCGCGGAGTGCGCGGCGCGGTGGCCGACAAACTCTCCCGCAGCCGCTCCGAGATACCCGACGCCACCTGCTGGGTGGACGCCGACGCGACCGAGCTGATGGCCGCGCGGACCGCGATGAACGCTGCGGGCGCGCCGAAGATATCCCTGCTCGCGCTGCTCGCCCGGATCTGTACGGCCGCGCTCGCCCGCCATCCGGAGCTGAACTCCAGGGTCGACACGGAACGGCGGGAGGTCGTGCTGCTGCCCGAGGTGCACCTCGGGTTCGCCGCCCAGACCGAACGGGGTCTGGTGGTGCCGGTGGTGCGTGCCGCGCACCGCCGGACGGCGGAGTCGCTCACCGAGGAGTTCGCCCGGCTGACGGACGCCGCCCGGCGGTCCGCGCTGACCCCTGCGGAGCTGACCGGAGGGACGTTCACCCTGAACAACTACGGGGTGTTCGGTGTGGACGGGTCGACCCCGATCGTCAACCACCCGGAGGCAGCGATGCTCGGCGTCGGCCGGATCGTGCCCAAACCGTGGGTGCACCGGGGTGAGCTGGCCGTCCGTCAGGTCGTGCAGCTCTCCCTCACCTTCGACCACCGGGTGTGCGACGGCGGTACGGCGGGGGGATTCCTGCGGTACGTCGCGGACTGTGTGGAGCAGCCCGCGCTGCTGCTGCGCACTCTCTGA